One window of the Caldanaerovirga acetigignens genome contains the following:
- the vapB gene encoding type II toxin-antitoxin system antitoxin VapB, with translation MDVAKIFENGRSQAVRLPKQYRFKDSEVFIKKIGDIVILIPKESTWKSLELGLKYFSEDFLNTRNQPELQKRDEF, from the coding sequence GTGGATGTGGCTAAAATCTTTGAAAATGGAAGAAGTCAGGCTGTCCGCTTACCAAAACAGTATCGCTTCAAAGATTCTGAAGTGTTTATAAAAAAAATTGGCGACATCGTTATTTTAATCCCTAAAGAAAGCACATGGAAAAGTCTCGAATTAGGCCTGAAATACTTTTCTGAAGATTTTCTAAACACCAGGAATCAGCCAGAATTACAAAAAAGGGATGAATTTTAA